The following proteins come from a genomic window of Amaranthus tricolor cultivar Red isolate AtriRed21 chromosome 14, ASM2621246v1, whole genome shotgun sequence:
- the LOC130799284 gene encoding uncharacterized protein LOC130799284: MTSRTLRRNKSAFEYSRSSSRGRGSRSSSRGRSSGRSSSRSHQSSVGINFSFNLSDGAAGRDFSLFPWPDHIPFILPPYLFDWIDVIGDGNCGFRAIAATELGGEEAWPLLRRAMSLEMETHREQYARLYLSADSVEEAIFRVGAHNKGPAPYDHWLEATTLYSAATFLNIAIAYYGSADGHPMYNCLVLPLRRTGGMHGVNKLIHILWVNGNHYVQLLMNDDSSPVPPVQQNWRAANNSCADLERQYRNRISLWSRMCNIQRQQHNNTAGDAVNLDSP; encoded by the exons atgacaagcagaaccttgaggagaaacaaaagtgcgttTGAGTACAGTAGATCGTCCTCAAGGGGTCGCGGATCAAGATCATCATCACGCGGGAGATCCAGTGGTAGATCAAGCAGCCGGTCGCATCAatcgtcagttggaattaacttcagtttcaacttatcag ATGGTGcagcaggtcgtgatttttcactttttccgtgGCCAGATCACATTCCATTTATTCTTCCGCCATatctgtttgattggattgatgttataggtgacggtaattgtggatttagagctattgccgccacagagttagggggtgaggaagcatggcctctgttacgacgtgcaatgagtttggaaatggaaacGCATAGAGAACAATATGCACGCTTATATTTATCAGCAGATTCGGTGGAGGAAGCTATATTCAGAGTTGGTGCCCACAATAAAGGACCTGCTCCGTACGATCACTGGTTGGAAGCGACAACACTGTATTCTGCAGCAACATTTTTAAACATAGCAATTGCGTATTATGGCTCTGCGGATGGTCATCCAATGTACAATTGTTTAGTGCTTCCTTTAAGAAGAACAGGGGGAATGCATGGCGtaaataaacttatacatattctttgggtaaacgggaatcattatgttcagcttttaatgaacgatgattcatctccagtGCCGCCAGTCCAACAAAATTGGAGAGCAGCTAACAATTCATGTGCAGATTTAGAAAGACAATATCGTAATAGGATATCACTTTGGAGTAGAATGTGCAACATACAACGACAACAGCATAATAACACCGCTGGAGACGCGGTGAATTTAGATTCTCCATAg